One stretch of Rosistilla oblonga DNA includes these proteins:
- a CDS encoding 3-hydroxybutyrate dehydrogenase, with protein MKRTVLISGAGSGLGRGLGICLAGQGHTILATDLDLSRAEQTAAEIVAAGGAAQAHQLDVSSEQNVQDLLARVGPIDILINNAGLQHVAPLEDFPLAKWEQLFDVMVKGTFLMSRAVLPGMRAAGYGRMIHIGSIHSLVASPYKTAYTAAKHAILGFSKVLALETAGSEITSNVICPAYIRTPLVDAQIGDQAIARGITEAEVIDQVMLAPMPKKAFIECDEVAAAIEYLASPLARNVTGQTLTIDGGWTAQ; from the coding sequence GTGAAGCGTACAGTTTTGATCAGCGGTGCTGGCAGCGGATTGGGGCGTGGGCTTGGGATCTGCCTGGCCGGGCAAGGACACACGATTCTGGCAACCGATCTCGATTTGTCGCGAGCCGAACAGACGGCTGCGGAGATCGTGGCTGCGGGAGGTGCGGCGCAGGCTCATCAATTGGATGTGTCGAGTGAACAGAATGTCCAGGATTTACTTGCTCGCGTCGGCCCGATCGACATTTTGATCAACAACGCTGGCTTGCAGCATGTCGCCCCGTTGGAAGATTTTCCGCTGGCGAAGTGGGAGCAGTTGTTCGACGTGATGGTCAAGGGAACGTTCTTGATGTCGCGAGCCGTGTTGCCGGGAATGCGAGCCGCGGGATATGGCCGCATGATCCATATCGGTTCGATTCATTCGTTGGTGGCGTCGCCGTACAAGACGGCGTATACGGCTGCCAAGCACGCGATCCTTGGCTTTTCGAAGGTGTTGGCGCTCGAGACAGCTGGTTCGGAGATCACCAGCAACGTCATCTGCCCCGCTTACATTCGGACGCCGCTGGTCGACGCGCAGATCGGCGACCAAGCGATCGCACGCGGGATAACCGAAGCCGAAGTGATCGATCAAGTGATGTTGGCACCGATGCCGAAGAAGGCGTTTATCGAATGCGACGAGGTCGCCGCGGCGATCGAATATCTGGCCAGCCCGTTGGCTCGGAACGTCACAGGCCAAACGCTCACAATCGATGGTGGCTGGACCGCGCAATGA
- a CDS encoding AMP-binding protein, protein MKAVEVKQCGIWEPTQETIDATNVAWLMQRAGVDNYEALHDWSIQRRELFWESVVERLAIPFQTPFDRIVDVSEGVASPKWFPGGKLNIVESCFNAAADSTAIIYQHEGGELETLTVRELRAFASRVADGLRRRGYKPGDAIAILMPMTVECVAIYLGIAWAGCVAVSIADSFQPKEIATRLKLSGAVGIFTQDVFRRGGKSHPLFAGVKQADAPAAIVVSEGSTAELRDGDCHWSDFLGDDEDAPVAVCEPSDPMNILFSSGTTGDPKVIPWTHTTPIKCAADSHFHQNIQPGDVAVWPTNIGWMMGPWLIFSALMNRASMGLYYGSPTGAEFCRFVQDARTTMLGVIPSLVKTWRAVDAAQGLDWSSIELFSTTGECSAADDMRWLMEQAGGRPVIEYCGGTELGGGYIVSTLALPCKVGEFNTPTLGTEMVILDAEGQPADSGEAFLVPPTIGMSTQLLNRDHHKSYYAATPCRHEGDVLRRHGDQIQRIPAGGWRAMGRADDTMNLGGIKVGSAEIERVLQGVAGLSETAAIGVAPDGGPSQLVIYVVLAKDVTVDKKELMAAMQSAIRKELNPLFKIHDIIPVDVMPRTASNKVMRRVLRDQYLQHAKGCS, encoded by the coding sequence GTGAAAGCTGTCGAAGTGAAACAATGTGGGATCTGGGAACCAACCCAGGAAACGATCGACGCCACCAACGTGGCTTGGCTGATGCAGCGCGCCGGCGTCGACAATTACGAAGCCTTGCACGATTGGTCGATCCAGCGTCGCGAACTGTTTTGGGAGTCGGTCGTCGAACGATTGGCGATTCCTTTCCAGACGCCCTTCGATCGGATCGTCGATGTTTCCGAAGGAGTCGCCTCGCCGAAGTGGTTCCCCGGCGGGAAGTTGAACATTGTCGAGAGCTGCTTTAACGCGGCTGCCGATTCGACGGCGATCATCTATCAGCACGAAGGGGGCGAATTGGAAACGTTGACCGTTCGTGAATTGCGGGCGTTTGCGTCGCGAGTCGCCGATGGGCTGCGGCGGCGCGGCTACAAGCCTGGCGATGCGATTGCGATCTTGATGCCGATGACTGTCGAATGCGTTGCGATCTATCTCGGCATCGCGTGGGCTGGCTGTGTCGCTGTCAGTATCGCCGACAGCTTCCAACCCAAAGAAATCGCGACGCGGCTGAAACTCTCTGGCGCCGTCGGAATCTTCACTCAAGATGTCTTCCGCCGCGGTGGGAAATCGCATCCGTTGTTCGCTGGCGTCAAGCAAGCCGATGCGCCGGCGGCGATCGTCGTCTCCGAAGGGTCGACGGCCGAGCTGCGCGATGGAGATTGTCACTGGAGCGATTTTCTTGGCGATGACGAGGACGCGCCGGTTGCGGTTTGCGAGCCCTCGGATCCGATGAACATCCTGTTCTCGTCGGGAACGACGGGCGATCCCAAAGTGATTCCGTGGACGCATACGACGCCGATCAAATGCGCGGCCGATTCCCACTTCCACCAGAACATCCAGCCGGGCGACGTCGCTGTTTGGCCAACTAATATCGGTTGGATGATGGGCCCGTGGCTGATCTTCTCTGCACTGATGAATCGGGCTTCGATGGGACTCTACTACGGATCGCCCACCGGTGCGGAGTTCTGCCGGTTTGTTCAGGACGCGCGGACGACGATGTTGGGAGTGATTCCCAGTCTGGTGAAAACGTGGCGAGCTGTGGACGCGGCTCAAGGGCTCGATTGGAGTTCGATCGAGCTGTTCAGTACGACCGGCGAATGCTCCGCCGCGGACGATATGCGGTGGTTGATGGAGCAGGCTGGCGGTCGACCGGTCATCGAATATTGTGGTGGCACGGAGCTCGGCGGCGGCTACATCGTATCGACGCTCGCGCTGCCTTGCAAAGTCGGTGAGTTCAACACGCCGACGCTTGGTACCGAAATGGTGATCTTGGACGCCGAGGGACAACCAGCCGACAGCGGCGAGGCGTTTCTTGTCCCTCCGACGATCGGGATGTCGACGCAATTGTTGAACAGGGACCACCACAAATCGTATTATGCAGCGACCCCGTGCCGTCATGAAGGGGACGTTTTGCGACGGCATGGCGACCAGATCCAGCGGATTCCCGCTGGGGGCTGGCGAGCGATGGGGCGAGCCGACGATACGATGAACCTGGGTGGGATCAAAGTCGGTTCGGCGGAGATCGAACGCGTGTTGCAAGGCGTCGCGGGGCTCTCCGAAACGGCGGCGATCGGCGTCGCGCCCGACGGTGGTCCTAGCCAACTGGTGATCTACGTGGTGCTTGCGAAAGACGTGACGGTCGACAAAAAGGAGCTGATGGCGGCGATGCAATCGGCGATTCGAAAAGAATTGAATCCGTTGTTCAAAATCCACGACATCATTCCTGTCGATGTGATGCCACGAACCGCGTCGAACAAAGTCATGCGACGCGTGCTCCGCGATCAATACCTCCAACATGCAAAAGGTTGCTCGTGA